In Desulfobacteraceae bacterium, one genomic interval encodes:
- a CDS encoding V-type ATP synthase subunit E, which translates to MPIWEDVELFCRAIFDEGRQEAEKILTKAKAEAERTIAEAHERAEKDFQKEIIAQKSGAHAEAKRLVDAAEFKARKRIIEFREQTIHEILGALEQRLKDFLHQPSYSDFLLPAIEEGIDTLGGREFTVELGEEDLTSVKPNIRALEKERGLKIELRASPSMEGCLRIYTGDQRLLYDNSLFSRLQRSDDEIRREIWRKIFGAERSDG; encoded by the coding sequence ATGCCCATCTGGGAAGACGTCGAACTCTTTTGTCGGGCCATTTTTGACGAGGGCCGCCAAGAGGCTGAGAAAATCTTGACCAAAGCCAAAGCCGAGGCAGAAAGGACGATTGCCGAAGCACATGAGCGGGCCGAAAAAGACTTTCAAAAAGAGATTATTGCGCAAAAGAGCGGGGCCCATGCGGAGGCCAAACGGCTGGTGGACGCCGCTGAGTTTAAGGCCAGGAAGCGAATCATCGAATTTCGCGAGCAGACAATACATGAAATTTTGGGCGCTTTGGAGCAGCGTTTGAAAGACTTTCTCCATCAACCGAGCTATTCCGATTTTTTATTGCCAGCCATAGAAGAAGGCATTGATACTCTTGGGGGCAGGGAGTTTACGGTTGAGCTGGGTGAGGAGGATTTGACATCTGTAAAACCCAATATCAGGGCGCTTGAGAAAGAACGCGGTTTAAAAATCGAGCTGCGCGCTTCACCCTCCATGGAGGGTTGCTTGCGGATCTACACCGGTGATCAGCGTTTGCTCTACGACAACAGCCTCTTTTCCCGGCTTCAACGCAGTGATGATGAGATTCGAAGAGAAATCTGGAGAAAAATCTTTGGAGCCGAAAGAAGCGACGGTTAA
- a CDS encoding V-type ATP synthase subunit A — MRFEEKSGEKSLEPKEATVKKAIISEINGPVIRVREAAAFSMNEMVVIGEEKLVGEVIALYGDRATIQVYEDTTGLKPGTRVYGQGLPLFAELGPGLIGHIFDGTQRPLSFMFRNSGPYIRKGKAVAALDRDKVWAFKPKTIAGESVNPGRVIGEVEETGHIVHRIMVPPNLSGRLKEVAPEGLYTIDERIAVVEDEKGGIQEIKLHQKWPVRQIRPYHERILPKEPLFTGQRVIDFFFPLAKGGTAAIPGGFGTGKTITQHQLSKWVDADIIVYIGCGERGNEMAGVLMDFPKLLDPRSGRPLIERTIFVANTSDMPVTAREASIYTGITIAEYYRDMGYHVALMADSTSRWAEALREIAGRLEEMPAEEGFPAYLASRLAEFYERAGAVITLGGETGSVSVIGAVSPPGSDFSEPVTQHTKRFVSTFWALDKELASARYFPAINYLDSYSGYVEAVALWWQKKGNLDWTELRSEALALLKEDARLMNIVKLIGEDALPGDQKVIFQGARLIKENFLQQSAFDSIDTYSPAEKQVLMLQIILKFIERMKETVVRHRIPVYRIMEIPVLEEIERMKYTYKGDDPMPFKDILDRVEKEFDELLKREV; from the coding sequence ATGAGATTCGAAGAGAAATCTGGAGAAAAATCTTTGGAGCCGAAAGAAGCGACGGTTAAAAAGGCCATCATAAGCGAAATCAACGGCCCGGTGATTCGCGTTAGGGAGGCCGCGGCATTTTCCATGAACGAGATGGTCGTGATCGGGGAAGAGAAGCTGGTCGGTGAGGTGATTGCGCTTTACGGAGACCGGGCCACCATCCAGGTGTATGAGGATACCACCGGTCTTAAACCCGGAACAAGGGTCTATGGCCAGGGATTACCGCTATTCGCGGAGTTGGGCCCGGGTCTTATCGGCCATATTTTTGATGGAACCCAGAGACCGCTTTCGTTCATGTTCCGGAATTCAGGACCTTATATCAGAAAGGGCAAAGCGGTAGCGGCCCTTGACCGCGACAAGGTCTGGGCCTTTAAACCCAAAACAATAGCAGGTGAAAGCGTTAACCCCGGCCGGGTGATTGGGGAGGTTGAGGAGACGGGCCATATTGTTCATCGGATCATGGTTCCCCCGAATTTAAGCGGCCGGCTGAAGGAAGTGGCTCCGGAAGGACTTTACACGATCGATGAGCGGATCGCCGTTGTGGAAGACGAAAAGGGAGGAATTCAGGAAATTAAACTTCACCAGAAGTGGCCTGTTCGACAAATTCGGCCGTATCACGAGCGGATCCTTCCTAAGGAACCGCTTTTTACTGGGCAACGGGTGATTGATTTTTTCTTCCCTTTAGCCAAAGGGGGCACGGCGGCCATCCCCGGCGGGTTTGGAACGGGTAAAACCATTACACAGCATCAACTTTCCAAATGGGTGGATGCCGATATCATTGTTTATATCGGATGCGGTGAGAGAGGCAACGAAATGGCCGGGGTCCTCATGGATTTTCCAAAGCTGCTGGATCCCCGAAGCGGAAGGCCCCTGATTGAAAGAACGATCTTTGTTGCCAATACGTCTGATATGCCGGTTACTGCCAGAGAGGCCAGTATCTACACCGGGATTACCATCGCCGAATACTACCGGGACATGGGGTATCACGTGGCCTTGATGGCGGATTCAACCAGCCGCTGGGCCGAAGCCTTGAGGGAAATTGCCGGTCGGCTCGAAGAGATGCCGGCCGAGGAGGGGTTTCCGGCTTACCTGGCTTCACGGTTGGCCGAATTTTATGAAAGAGCCGGGGCTGTCATTACCCTTGGGGGCGAAACGGGTTCGGTCTCGGTGATTGGCGCCGTGTCGCCTCCCGGCAGCGATTTTTCAGAACCGGTCACCCAGCACACCAAGCGGTTTGTCAGCACTTTCTGGGCGCTGGACAAAGAGCTCGCCAGCGCGCGCTATTTCCCGGCGATCAATTATCTCGACAGCTACAGTGGTTACGTGGAAGCAGTTGCCCTGTGGTGGCAGAAAAAAGGAAATCTCGACTGGACTGAGCTAAGGAGTGAAGCATTGGCGCTCCTCAAGGAAGACGCCAGGCTTATGAATATCGTCAAGCTCATCGGAGAAGATGCTTTGCCGGGGGATCAAAAAGTGATTTTCCAGGGGGCGAGACTCATAAAGGAGAATTTTTTACAACAAAGTGCCTTTGATTCCATAGACACATACTCTCCAGCCGAAAAACAGGTCTTGATGCTCCAGATTATCTTGAAATTTATTGAACGAATGAAGGAGACCGTGGTGCGCCATCGAATTCCGGTCTACCGAATAATGGAAATTCCGGTCCTGGAGGAGATCGAACGGATGAAGTACACCTACAAGGGAGATGATCCGATGCCTTTCAAGGATATTCTTGACCGCGTTGAAAAAGAATTCGATGAACTCCTCAAGCGGGAGGTTTAG
- a CDS encoding ATP synthase subunit C, which produces MKILACLPGFFSMVLAPAAVFAQEAVAQKSSATSWGYLSAAIAISASTLGAGVAVAIVGSAAMGAMSEKPELAGRALIFLGLAEGIAIYGLIVAVMILGRL; this is translated from the coding sequence ATGAAAATTCTCGCGTGTCTCCCCGGTTTTTTCTCTATGGTTCTTGCCCCTGCGGCGGTATTTGCCCAGGAGGCCGTCGCTCAGAAAAGTTCGGCCACCAGTTGGGGCTATCTGTCGGCAGCCATTGCCATTTCCGCCTCCACCCTGGGGGCGGGTGTGGCCGTGGCGATAGTAGGTTCCGCCGCCATGGGGGCGATGAGTGAAAAACCCGAGCTTGCCGGCCGCGCTCTCATATTCCTGGGATTGGCCGAGGGCATCGCCATTTATGGATTGATCGTGGCCGTCATGATTTTGGGCAGGCTATGA
- a CDS encoding universal stress protein → MRIFKKILVPVDGSLYSLNAARLAAEIAEIHGSDLKLFHVLDVLMADQLKSLLKKNSGSIREELKSQAQGFLKDMVREIGKHKVNLEVLIEEGIPHEAIIKEAASWGADLVVLGKLGRRGISHIVLGSVAERVIEFSEMPVLVVK, encoded by the coding sequence ATGAGAATTTTTAAAAAAATTTTGGTGCCTGTGGATGGATCCCTATACTCTCTCAACGCTGCACGTTTGGCCGCCGAAATAGCTGAAATTCATGGATCTGATTTAAAGCTTTTCCATGTTCTTGATGTTTTGATGGCGGATCAGTTGAAAAGCCTTTTAAAAAAAAACAGCGGGAGCATTCGCGAAGAGCTGAAAAGTCAGGCTCAAGGATTTCTCAAAGACATGGTGCGCGAGATCGGCAAACACAAAGTCAATTTGGAGGTCCTCATTGAAGAGGGTATTCCCCATGAGGCTATCATAAAGGAAGCCGCTTCGTGGGGTGCAGATCTCGTTGTCCTGGGGAAGCTTGGGCGGCGAGGCATTTCCCATATCGTTTTAGGGAGTGTCGCTGAAAGGGTCATAGAATTTTCGGAAATGCCTGTCTTGGTCGTAAAATAA
- a CDS encoding V-type ATP synthase subunit D, with the protein MTRLPLSVNKNNLLRLEEELSFAEDGLELLDEKKEALMAHISTLSTKAEGVRDRMNKALKTAYGYLQEAILIHGRLACERAALGTFLEEKVQIMEKSFMGVTLPKVSITLPKLSPHHGFHGTGASIDAVLQSLYESMEVIAELAEIEVGLFRLVAEIKKTLKRINALENIYIPLYQATIKYIEENLEEKEREFLFQLKRQKSRRKVIAHENF; encoded by the coding sequence GTGACAAGACTTCCCCTTTCAGTTAATAAAAATAACCTCCTGCGCCTTGAGGAGGAGCTTTCCTTTGCTGAAGACGGCCTGGAGCTTCTGGATGAAAAGAAAGAGGCTTTGATGGCTCACATCAGCACCTTGTCGACTAAGGCTGAAGGGGTAAGGGATAGGATGAACAAGGCATTAAAAACGGCCTACGGCTATCTGCAAGAGGCCATTTTGATTCATGGCCGCCTTGCCTGTGAGCGGGCCGCGCTGGGCACGTTCCTGGAAGAAAAAGTGCAGATCATGGAAAAAAGCTTCATGGGCGTCACGCTTCCCAAGGTAAGCATAACCCTCCCCAAACTTTCACCGCATCATGGGTTCCATGGCACGGGAGCGTCGATAGACGCCGTTCTCCAATCACTTTACGAAAGCATGGAGGTTATTGCCGAGTTGGCCGAAATCGAGGTGGGCCTTTTTCGCCTGGTGGCAGAAATAAAAAAGACTTTGAAACGTATAAATGCTTTAGAAAACATATACATCCCGCTCTATCAGGCGACCATTAAGTATATCGAAGAAAATTTAGAGGAAAAGGAGAGAGAATTTCTTTTCCAGTTGAAACGGCAAAAAAGCCGGCGGAAAGTAATAGCGCATGAGAATTTTTAA
- a CDS encoding V-type ATP synthase subunit F: MKIFVLADPDTCLTFSLAGIRTQTVYSGAEVLAILESLDRQETGLVLITERLAEKNRDVIDRILLEEDGPLILEIPDIKGPLSEKPKATQRILSLVRR, from the coding sequence ATGAAGATTTTCGTACTGGCCGATCCTGATACCTGCCTGACCTTTTCCCTGGCCGGGATACGCACCCAAACCGTGTATTCCGGGGCCGAGGTCCTGGCGATTCTTGAAAGCCTGGACCGCCAGGAGACCGGCCTTGTTTTGATTACGGAACGTCTGGCTGAAAAAAACCGCGACGTCATTGATCGAATACTCCTAGAGGAGGATGGCCCACTCATCCTCGAGATCCCTGATATTAAAGGGCCGCTGTCCGAGAAACCGAAGGCCACGCAACGAATACTTTCCCTTGTCAGGAGATAG
- a CDS encoding V-type ATP synthase subunit B codes for MPGRTGLEYLGLLRIEGPLVFVKGIEDVGFGEIAEVVTPENEVRLGRVLSVSDDVAVVEVFQGTVGLSSSNSKVRFLGHPFQYRVSAEEVLGRIFDGLGRPLDGGPPPITGEARDIGGLPINPVARFYPEDFIQTGISAIDGLNALVRGQKLPIFSGSGLPHAQLASQIVRQARLIGEESKFAIVFAAMGTKHEEAQFFRKDFEESGSLKNVVMFLNLADAPSIERLITPRIALTVAEHLAFEEDMHVLVVLTDMTNYCEALREVATSKGEVPSRKGYPGYLYSDLASIYERAGRIAAAGGSITQIPILTMPDDDITHPIPDLTGYITEGQIVLDRGLFQKGIYPPINVLPSLSRLMSDGIGEGRTREDHQDLSSQLYALYAQAKRVERLASIIGEEDLTARDGLFLKFSKAFEERFIKQGPYEDRTVFETLQLGWDLVMMLPPRDLTRVKPEEIQKYGLKTEGSKLPETTPPESSNSG; via the coding sequence TTGCCCGGCAGAACCGGACTGGAATATCTGGGGCTCTTGCGCATAGAGGGGCCTTTGGTCTTTGTCAAAGGAATCGAGGACGTCGGTTTTGGGGAGATCGCCGAAGTCGTTACGCCCGAAAATGAGGTTCGCCTCGGGCGGGTTCTGTCCGTCTCCGATGATGTGGCTGTTGTCGAAGTCTTTCAAGGAACCGTTGGCCTTTCTTCATCCAATTCAAAAGTTCGCTTTCTGGGACACCCTTTTCAATATCGTGTTTCGGCTGAGGAGGTCTTGGGCCGTATCTTTGATGGTCTGGGAAGACCGCTTGATGGCGGTCCACCGCCAATTACCGGAGAAGCGCGCGACATCGGTGGCCTTCCGATAAATCCAGTCGCCCGGTTCTATCCCGAAGATTTCATCCAGACAGGGATTTCAGCCATAGATGGCCTGAATGCCCTGGTGAGAGGGCAAAAGCTGCCGATATTTTCAGGAAGCGGACTCCCCCACGCGCAACTCGCCTCCCAGATTGTTCGGCAGGCCAGGCTCATCGGAGAGGAGAGCAAATTTGCAATTGTCTTTGCCGCCATGGGAACCAAGCATGAAGAAGCGCAGTTTTTTCGGAAAGACTTCGAGGAAAGCGGGAGTCTTAAAAACGTTGTCATGTTTCTCAATTTGGCGGACGCCCCTTCCATTGAGCGACTGATCACCCCGCGGATTGCTTTAACTGTGGCCGAACACCTCGCCTTTGAGGAGGATATGCATGTCCTGGTGGTTCTGACGGACATGACGAACTATTGTGAAGCCTTGAGAGAAGTGGCCACTTCCAAGGGAGAGGTCCCCAGCCGCAAGGGCTATCCCGGGTATCTGTATAGTGATCTGGCCTCGATCTACGAGAGGGCCGGGAGAATCGCCGCCGCCGGGGGATCGATCACGCAGATCCCCATTCTCACCATGCCCGATGACGATATCACCCACCCCATCCCGGATCTTACGGGCTATATCACCGAAGGACAGATTGTGCTTGACCGCGGGTTGTTCCAGAAAGGAATCTACCCTCCCATCAATGTGCTACCCTCGCTGTCGCGCCTGATGAGTGACGGCATCGGGGAAGGCCGCACAAGAGAAGACCACCAGGATTTATCCAGCCAACTCTACGCGCTTTATGCCCAGGCAAAGCGGGTGGAAAGACTGGCCTCTATCATTGGGGAAGAAGATCTCACAGCTCGCGATGGGCTTTTTCTGAAATTTTCCAAAGCATTTGAAGAACGCTTTATCAAACAAGGTCCCTACGAAGATAGAACCGTTTTCGAAACACTCCAACTTGGCTGGGATCTGGTCATGATGCTTCCGCCAAGAGATCTGACCAGAGTAAAACCTGAAGAAATACAAAAATACGGTTTAAAGACGGAGGGATCGAAATTGCCCGAAACCACACCCCCTGAATCGAGCAATAGTGGATAG